The following coding sequences lie in one Oligoflexus sp. genomic window:
- a CDS encoding DUF4189 domain-containing protein translates to MQGRLSFAKTGIIALFLSLTAQSSLHADTAAATVGSDPEQLHGASSESLDLRANTYIAVYYSPANGNWGWGRSNDLELAKAIARGYCNDNSCQYIFWTQNACAVLAVGSDRGYGWAWNTDRLAAVQNALQNCSNFASSCKVVLNECT, encoded by the coding sequence ATGCAAGGACGCTTGAGTTTCGCCAAAACAGGAATCATCGCACTTTTCCTTTCTCTGACCGCACAGTCTTCTCTTCATGCGGACACAGCGGCTGCAACGGTCGGTTCCGATCCCGAGCAACTCCACGGAGCCAGCTCTGAATCGCTCGACCTCAGAGCCAACACCTACATCGCCGTCTACTACTCACCCGCCAACGGAAATTGGGGATGGGGACGTTCCAACGATTTGGAGTTGGCCAAAGCCATCGCGCGTGGTTACTGCAATGACAACAGCTGCCAGTACATCTTCTGGACGCAAAATGCCTGCGCCGTGCTCGCCGTCGGATCCGATCGCGGCTACGGCTGGGCATGGAACACCGACCGCCTCGCTGCCGTTCAGAATGCTCTGCAGAACTGCAGTAACTTTGCTTCGAGCTGTAAGGTTGTGTTGAACGAGTGCACCTGA
- a CDS encoding glutamine synthetase III has protein sequence MSLLSSDTVFHPIRTIDRPRTSDNKLARVTDYFGSNVFDLRAMRKRLSSQDVETLDNVMKFGGKIDPHLASRIATAVREWASERGATHYCHWFQPQTGSTAEKHDAFLWFDKAGSPIERFTGAELLQSEPDASSFPSGGLRATFEARGYTGWDPSSPMFIMETESGKTLYIPSVFISYHGEALDYKTPLLRSNAILNEAAVKTMRLLGEKNVSHVVNTIGAEQEFFVIEKQYYDKRPDLSMTGRTVLGHKPAKGQELEDHYFGHIPSRVQSFINEAELELYKLAVPLKTRHNEVAPHQFEVAPIFENSNIAADHNQLLMKVMKQIAVRHGFVVLFHEKPFAGVNGSGKHLNWSLADNTGRNLLEPGHTPHENIVFLTFLCATLQGIHDHADVLRASIAATGNDHRLGANEAPPAIISAFLGDTLDRILNALESGRTEGLSAERVMLDLGVSHLQEVAKDNTDRNRTSPFAFTGNKFEFRAVGSSSPINYPATILNAAVASGLKKVNAKLEAKAKNGVVSPEDTISVLRGVIADTKKIRFEGNGYSQEWRDEAARRGLSNYPNTPAALEVLADKSKTEFLVEGRIFRSEDVASRLAIQQERYLKQRLIEINCALELTETAILPTAFCYLKDLTTLVKNSQELGLESGAKEVAMMLGKETAQLTHKIQALRTAVTKLTAGDAMEHDHLPATARSMANTVYPQLEELREASDRVEAMLPRDKQPLPTYADMLFGIG, from the coding sequence TTTGATCTTCGTGCCATGCGCAAACGTCTTTCCAGCCAGGATGTGGAGACGCTTGATAACGTCATGAAATTTGGCGGAAAAATCGACCCTCACCTCGCCAGTCGTATTGCGACGGCTGTCCGCGAGTGGGCTTCGGAGCGCGGCGCGACTCATTATTGCCACTGGTTCCAACCGCAAACCGGTTCAACCGCGGAAAAGCATGATGCCTTCCTTTGGTTCGATAAGGCCGGCTCGCCCATCGAGCGTTTCACCGGCGCCGAACTCCTGCAGAGCGAGCCCGATGCCTCCAGCTTCCCATCAGGCGGCTTGAGGGCGACCTTCGAAGCCCGCGGATATACCGGCTGGGATCCTTCGAGTCCCATGTTCATCATGGAAACGGAAAGCGGCAAGACACTTTATATCCCTTCTGTTTTCATCAGCTACCACGGCGAAGCCCTCGATTATAAAACCCCCCTCCTCCGTTCCAATGCGATCCTCAACGAAGCAGCTGTGAAAACGATGCGACTTCTCGGCGAGAAGAACGTGTCACACGTTGTGAATACGATTGGTGCCGAGCAGGAATTCTTTGTCATCGAGAAGCAATACTATGACAAGCGTCCCGACCTGAGCATGACGGGCCGCACGGTTCTGGGCCATAAGCCTGCCAAAGGCCAGGAACTGGAAGACCACTATTTCGGTCACATCCCCAGCCGCGTTCAATCCTTCATCAATGAAGCCGAACTTGAACTCTATAAGCTGGCCGTGCCTCTGAAAACTCGTCACAACGAAGTGGCTCCGCACCAGTTCGAAGTGGCTCCTATTTTCGAAAACTCCAACATTGCTGCCGACCACAATCAGCTTCTGATGAAGGTGATGAAGCAGATCGCCGTGCGTCACGGTTTTGTGGTTCTCTTCCATGAAAAACCTTTTGCGGGCGTCAACGGCAGCGGCAAGCACTTGAACTGGTCGCTGGCGGATAACACTGGCAGGAACCTTCTGGAGCCCGGTCATACGCCTCATGAAAACATCGTGTTCCTGACCTTCCTCTGCGCAACGCTGCAGGGCATTCACGATCATGCTGATGTTCTGCGGGCCTCGATCGCCGCCACCGGCAACGATCACCGCCTCGGCGCCAACGAAGCTCCTCCTGCCATCATCAGCGCCTTCCTCGGTGATACCCTGGATCGCATTCTGAATGCTTTGGAATCGGGCAGGACCGAAGGTCTTTCTGCCGAACGCGTGATGCTCGACCTGGGCGTCAGCCATCTGCAGGAAGTGGCGAAAGACAACACCGACCGCAACCGGACTTCGCCTTTTGCCTTCACCGGCAATAAATTCGAGTTCCGCGCCGTGGGTTCAAGCTCTCCCATCAACTATCCGGCCACGATTCTGAACGCCGCCGTGGCTTCAGGCCTGAAAAAGGTCAACGCCAAGCTGGAAGCCAAAGCGAAAAACGGCGTGGTTTCTCCTGAAGATACCATTTCGGTTCTGCGCGGCGTGATCGCGGACACCAAAAAAATCCGCTTCGAAGGCAACGGCTATTCCCAGGAATGGCGTGATGAAGCGGCTCGCCGCGGCCTCAGCAACTACCCGAACACTCCAGCGGCCCTGGAAGTTCTGGCTGATAAGAGCAAAACTGAATTCCTCGTCGAAGGTCGCATCTTCCGTTCGGAAGACGTCGCCAGCCGACTCGCGATTCAGCAGGAGCGTTACCTGAAGCAGCGTTTGATTGAAATCAACTGCGCTTTGGAACTCACCGAGACGGCCATTCTTCCGACGGCGTTCTGCTATCTGAAGGATCTCACCACTCTTGTGAAAAACTCGCAGGAACTCGGTCTTGAGTCCGGCGCCAAGGAAGTGGCGATGATGCTCGGCAAAGAAACCGCCCAGCTGACTCACAAAATCCAGGCCCTTCGCACAGCTGTGACCAAACTCACAGCAGGTGATGCGATGGAACACGATCATCTTCCAGCGACAGCCAGATCGATGGCCAACACCGTTTATCCGCAGCTCGAAGAACTGCGTGAAGCGAGCGACCGCGTGGAAGCCATGCTCCCTCGCGACAAGCAGCCTCTGCCTACTTACGCCGATATGCTCTTCGGCATCGGTTGA
- a CDS encoding ATP-binding protein, translating into MTRQSSSTPIDLNAILAGGGKMGVLIRSFDWSTTPLGPIESWPQSLLTSVSIILNSQHPMWIGWGPVNTFLYNDPYIDVLSLAKHPWALGRPAAEVWAEIWDICGPLADKVFQRGEPSFVSDVQLFMSRGDCLEETYYSFSYSPIRDETGSVGGLFCPSAETTAKILSERRLATLSELSGRALSEKSSDAVWKAAAEALSKNPADIPFALLYRLSSDRNQSHLMEHFGLDSATGLLYEDLDVHGKAEGQLWPLQSVVDSLHPQVCDLSGIPHRPTGLAQQTVHEALVLPIVSPGQDQASGILIAGINPCRKLDTEYETFLKLAANQMAAALQSAEAYESEKSRAEKLAELDQAKTRFFSNISHEFRTPLTLMLGPLEDILAKPDLSPDKVREEVEVAHRNSLRLLKLVNTLLDFSRIEAGRIQARYEELDVATFTTDLASMFRSTIERAGLNLYLECHAVQHPTFIDPDMWEKIVLNLLSNAFKFTLQGGITVRLHEADQTLILTVSDTGIGIPPEALPDLFKRFHRVDGARGRTHEGSGIGLALVHDLVHLHGGTIDVQSIPGEGTRFRIMIPTGSSHLPADRIVSQGQGSRTTRAAAYIEEARRWLGGHGETLPPSHDMDPRFKMTSGARVLLVDDNADMREYLQKILQQNWTVMTASNGAEAWEIARATVPDLVLTDVMMPILDGFGLLKALREDPRTRLIPIIMLSARAGEESRAEGMEAGADDYLAKPFSARELLARVGANLEMARISREAREREHMLRREAEEAHATTLAVLESIGDGYLGLGPNWEITAFNVQAEKINGLRREDVLGKTHWEVWPASVGTSLEQEYRRAAIERKPRVIENFYEPLGRWFEVNIYPAKDGGISCFFRDITERKEAMLRHDLARRELQSIFKHAPVGMAVLEGADYTYSLVNDEFIKLWTGSSDVLGRTFLDVTPDAREQGFLAILDRVYQGGQAETIHDMPVRSRLTDGRLQEFHVAFVYAPKLDDKGRVTGVVAIVIDITARKKAEQEREKLLAHLTEVDRRKDEFLAVLSHELRSPLNVIGGHAELLRYEEPGTQEFMDSLDAIERNTKAQTQLISDLLDISRIVTGKFLLDVSSFALTPVVHAAVDAVRFGAESKGVRINLQLDPRVDSFMGDAMRVQQLIWNLLSNAVKFTAPGGSVTLATELLNGAIAIRVNDTGKGISPDFLPYVFDRFHQEDASNTRKFGGLGLGLAIVRHIAELHGGSVAASSEGRNKGSTFTIRLPVRIHNPHEVLDDTAEEKSLQRARRPLEGLSILVVDDQQDAREMVSKAFHHMGAINNLAPSGAAALELLTIKKFDAIVCDVGMPEMNGLEFIQRWRAIEKERQLTITPAIALTAYASEQDRLEALEAGFQAHLTKPMRISELSKAVAAICKDALDN; encoded by the coding sequence ATGACACGTCAGAGCAGCTCTACTCCCATCGACCTCAATGCCATCCTAGCTGGCGGGGGCAAGATGGGTGTCCTTATTCGCAGCTTTGACTGGTCCACGACTCCCCTGGGTCCGATCGAATCCTGGCCCCAGAGTCTTCTCACGTCCGTCAGTATAATTCTGAATTCCCAGCATCCGATGTGGATCGGCTGGGGTCCGGTTAATACTTTTTTATATAATGATCCCTATATCGACGTGCTCAGCCTCGCCAAGCATCCCTGGGCGCTGGGCCGTCCCGCTGCTGAAGTTTGGGCGGAAATCTGGGACATTTGCGGACCGCTCGCTGATAAAGTTTTTCAGCGGGGTGAACCCTCGTTCGTGAGCGATGTTCAGCTCTTTATGAGCCGCGGTGATTGCCTCGAGGAAACCTACTATTCATTTTCCTATAGTCCCATCCGGGACGAGACAGGCAGCGTAGGCGGACTTTTCTGTCCATCGGCGGAAACAACGGCGAAAATCCTCAGCGAACGCCGTCTTGCCACGCTATCCGAATTATCGGGCCGGGCCCTTTCCGAAAAATCCTCGGATGCTGTATGGAAAGCCGCGGCGGAAGCCCTTTCCAAAAATCCTGCCGATATTCCCTTCGCTCTCCTTTATCGTCTGTCCAGCGATCGGAATCAAAGTCACCTCATGGAGCACTTCGGTCTGGATTCCGCCACAGGACTCCTTTACGAAGATCTGGATGTGCATGGCAAGGCTGAAGGTCAACTGTGGCCGCTGCAAAGCGTAGTGGATTCCCTCCATCCTCAGGTCTGCGATCTGAGTGGAATTCCACACAGGCCCACGGGCCTTGCCCAGCAGACCGTGCACGAAGCCCTGGTGCTGCCTATCGTATCACCGGGACAGGATCAGGCGTCGGGTATTTTGATTGCCGGCATCAATCCATGCAGGAAGCTCGATACTGAATATGAAACCTTTTTAAAGCTCGCAGCCAATCAAATGGCGGCCGCACTTCAGAGCGCGGAAGCTTATGAAAGCGAGAAGAGTCGGGCCGAGAAGCTGGCTGAACTCGACCAGGCCAAGACCCGCTTCTTCAGCAATATCAGCCACGAGTTCCGTACGCCACTGACGCTGATGCTCGGGCCCCTCGAAGATATTCTAGCGAAGCCTGATCTTTCGCCTGACAAGGTTCGCGAGGAAGTTGAAGTCGCCCATCGCAATAGCCTGAGACTTCTTAAGCTTGTGAACACTCTCCTCGATTTTTCGCGGATTGAAGCGGGCCGCATCCAGGCTCGCTACGAGGAATTGGATGTTGCAACGTTCACGACAGACCTCGCCAGCATGTTCCGCTCCACCATTGAACGGGCGGGACTCAATTTATACCTGGAATGCCATGCGGTCCAGCATCCCACCTTCATCGATCCTGATATGTGGGAAAAAATCGTTCTGAACCTTCTCTCCAACGCGTTCAAGTTCACGCTGCAAGGCGGCATCACCGTGCGCTTGCATGAGGCGGATCAAACTCTGATCCTGACCGTCAGCGATACTGGAATCGGCATTCCGCCCGAGGCTCTGCCTGATCTTTTCAAACGCTTCCATCGCGTGGATGGAGCCCGCGGCCGCACCCACGAAGGCAGCGGCATCGGTCTGGCCTTGGTGCATGACCTTGTGCATCTGCATGGCGGCACGATCGACGTTCAGAGCATCCCAGGAGAAGGCACCCGTTTTCGCATCATGATCCCAACCGGCTCGTCGCATCTGCCCGCGGATCGTATCGTCAGCCAGGGTCAAGGCTCGCGAACGACGCGGGCTGCAGCGTATATCGAGGAAGCCCGCCGCTGGCTCGGTGGTCATGGTGAGACGCTTCCTCCGTCTCACGATATGGATCCACGCTTCAAGATGACCAGCGGCGCGCGCGTTCTTCTCGTCGATGACAACGCCGACATGCGGGAGTATTTGCAAAAAATCCTGCAGCAGAACTGGACGGTGATGACCGCATCGAACGGTGCGGAAGCCTGGGAGATCGCGCGTGCAACCGTCCCGGACCTTGTGCTGACCGATGTGATGATGCCCATCCTTGATGGCTTCGGACTCTTGAAAGCGCTGCGCGAGGATCCTCGAACGCGGCTTATTCCCATCATTATGCTTTCCGCTCGCGCGGGTGAAGAATCCCGCGCCGAGGGGATGGAAGCCGGAGCGGATGATTATCTGGCCAAGCCCTTCAGCGCTCGCGAGCTCCTGGCCCGCGTCGGCGCCAACCTTGAAATGGCCCGCATCAGCCGTGAGGCTCGTGAGCGCGAGCATATGCTGAGGCGGGAAGCGGAAGAGGCTCATGCGACCACGCTTGCCGTCCTGGAAAGCATCGGGGACGGCTACCTGGGACTTGGTCCCAACTGGGAAATTACGGCGTTTAATGTGCAGGCGGAAAAAATCAATGGTCTCCGCCGCGAGGATGTTCTAGGCAAAACCCATTGGGAGGTTTGGCCTGCCTCCGTCGGCACGTCTTTGGAGCAGGAATACCGACGGGCTGCGATTGAAAGAAAGCCCCGCGTCATTGAGAATTTTTATGAGCCTCTGGGCCGCTGGTTCGAAGTCAATATCTATCCCGCCAAGGACGGCGGCATCTCCTGCTTTTTCCGCGATATCACCGAACGCAAGGAAGCCATGCTGCGGCACGACCTCGCGAGGCGGGAACTGCAGAGCATCTTCAAACATGCGCCGGTGGGCATGGCGGTTTTGGAAGGCGCGGATTACACCTATTCCCTTGTGAATGATGAATTCATCAAACTCTGGACGGGTTCGTCCGACGTTCTCGGCCGCACGTTTCTTGATGTCACCCCGGATGCCAGGGAACAGGGTTTCCTGGCGATTCTCGATCGCGTGTATCAGGGTGGACAGGCGGAAACCATTCACGATATGCCGGTCCGCTCTCGACTGACCGATGGCCGCCTTCAGGAATTCCACGTGGCCTTCGTCTATGCGCCGAAGCTGGATGACAAGGGTCGGGTCACTGGCGTCGTGGCGATCGTGATCGACATCACCGCGCGAAAAAAAGCCGAGCAGGAACGCGAGAAGCTCCTTGCACACCTGACCGAAGTCGATCGACGCAAGGATGAATTCCTCGCCGTGCTGTCCCATGAACTCCGGAGTCCTTTGAATGTGATCGGGGGGCATGCGGAACTCCTGCGCTATGAAGAGCCCGGCACGCAGGAATTCATGGATTCCCTGGATGCGATTGAACGCAATACCAAGGCGCAGACCCAGCTCATCTCCGACCTTCTGGATATCTCCCGCATCGTAACCGGAAAATTCCTGCTCGATGTCAGCAGTTTCGCCCTGACTCCCGTCGTGCATGCCGCGGTCGATGCCGTTCGTTTCGGAGCGGAATCCAAGGGCGTCCGCATCAATCTGCAGCTCGATCCTCGGGTCGATTCCTTTATGGGCGATGCCATGCGCGTGCAGCAGCTGATATGGAATCTTCTGTCCAACGCTGTGAAATTCACGGCGCCGGGCGGCTCTGTGACGTTGGCCACCGAGCTTTTGAATGGCGCCATTGCCATCCGCGTGAATGATACCGGCAAGGGCATCAGTCCTGATTTCCTGCCTTATGTCTTCGATCGTTTCCATCAGGAGGACGCGTCGAACACCCGTAAATTCGGGGGTCTTGGTTTGGGTCTGGCCATCGTCCGGCACATTGCCGAGCTGCATGGGGGCTCCGTCGCAGCCAGCAGCGAGGGCCGGAACAAGGGTTCGACGTTTACCATCCGGCTTCCGGTTCGCATTCATAACCCGCATGAAGTTTTGGATGATACGGCCGAGGAAAAAAGCCTGCAAAGGGCAAGGAGGCCTCTGGAGGGCCTTAGCATTCTGGTGGTCGATGATCAACAGGACGCGCGGGAGATGGTTTCCAAAGCCTTTCATCACATGGGCGCCATCAATAACCTTGCGCCGTCCGGTGCGGCCGCCCTGGAACTTCTCACCATCAAAAAATTCGATGCGATCGTCTGTGACGTCGGCATGCCCGAGATGAATGGACTTGAATTCATTCAGCGCTGGCGGGCGATTGAAAAAGAACGGCAGCTGACGATCACCCCGGCCATTGCCTTGACGGCCTATGCCAGCGAGCAGGATCGGCTGGAAGCGCTGGAAGCCGGTTTTCAAGCCCACCTCACCAAGCCCATGAGGATTTCCGAGCTGAGCAAGGCCGTCGCCGCCATCTGCAAAGACGCATTGGATAATTGA
- a CDS encoding aromatic amino acid hydroxylase: MQRTLDRLPPYLRAYCTEHDTSKYTARDHAAWRYIMRRAMDFFPEHAVSTYVPGFKKTGLRVDRIPHVDEIDHALQDIGWGAVPVVGFIAPWAFIEFQARKILPIATDMRSVEHIAYTPAPDIVHEAAGHAPILPDKDYSDYLAYYASLGSKAIYSKQDLMLYEAVRYLSDIKEKPESTAVIIDGAEQRLQEALKAFTYTSEQALVARMSWWTAEYGLVGSLEAPKIYGAGLLSSVGESKHAMTSKVKKIRLNLDCIKYSYNITEPQPQLFVAESMQHLHDVLHELDAMLAYRIGGIEALKRGKEGEAVCTVELNTKVGITGRLTEFEAVGDRVDFIKFAGPVQISYENREMEGQGTARHAHGFSSPIGRLAGHTDRALASMNDNELRELGLAVNQNAKLRFASGFEVSGRVLRLHREKGQLVLVTFTDCSVRKSGQLYFDPAWGEFDMIVGDSVPSVYGGPADREKYGEQEITPAATTPARSTPFTPEELDGISCYQKLRALRDHLARPGADKKSAMSELEQLADTVGKHHPSEWLLQLEVYELAREHLDSQGLTSGWVRQLSQRLEPSKQASDDTRELVAEGLKLLH; encoded by the coding sequence ATGCAACGTACTTTGGACCGACTTCCGCCTTATCTCCGGGCATACTGCACCGAACACGACACCAGCAAGTACACTGCGCGTGATCACGCCGCCTGGCGCTATATCATGCGTCGGGCTATGGACTTTTTCCCCGAGCACGCGGTCAGCACCTATGTGCCAGGCTTCAAAAAAACCGGCCTGCGGGTGGATCGCATTCCCCATGTCGATGAAATTGATCACGCTCTCCAGGACATCGGCTGGGGCGCTGTGCCTGTCGTCGGCTTCATTGCGCCCTGGGCCTTCATCGAATTTCAGGCCCGCAAAATCCTGCCGATTGCCACTGATATGCGAAGCGTTGAACACATCGCCTATACACCCGCGCCGGATATCGTGCATGAGGCCGCTGGTCACGCGCCCATTCTTCCCGATAAGGACTACAGCGATTATCTCGCCTATTACGCCTCCCTCGGCTCCAAGGCCATCTATTCGAAACAGGATCTGATGCTTTACGAAGCCGTGCGCTACCTTTCCGATATCAAGGAAAAACCGGAAAGCACGGCCGTGATCATAGACGGGGCCGAGCAGCGCCTGCAGGAAGCCCTGAAGGCTTTCACGTACACATCCGAGCAGGCGCTGGTGGCCCGCATGAGCTGGTGGACGGCCGAGTATGGCCTTGTCGGTTCCCTCGAAGCGCCGAAGATTTACGGAGCCGGTCTTCTGTCGTCGGTCGGTGAATCGAAGCACGCGATGACCAGCAAGGTGAAGAAAATTCGCCTGAACCTCGATTGCATCAAGTATTCGTATAACATCACCGAACCCCAGCCTCAGCTTTTCGTCGCCGAAAGCATGCAGCATCTTCATGATGTCCTGCATGAACTCGACGCCATGCTCGCCTATCGCATCGGCGGGATCGAAGCTTTGAAACGCGGCAAGGAAGGCGAAGCCGTTTGCACGGTGGAACTCAATACCAAAGTCGGCATCACGGGACGCCTGACGGAATTCGAAGCCGTCGGTGATCGCGTGGACTTCATCAAATTCGCGGGCCCCGTACAGATCAGCTACGAAAACCGGGAAATGGAAGGCCAAGGCACCGCCCGCCACGCCCATGGCTTCAGCTCGCCGATCGGCCGCCTCGCCGGTCACACCGATCGCGCACTGGCGAGCATGAATGACAATGAACTGCGGGAATTGGGACTCGCTGTGAATCAGAATGCGAAGCTTCGCTTTGCCTCGGGTTTTGAAGTCAGCGGCCGCGTCCTGCGTCTTCATCGGGAAAAAGGCCAGCTCGTGCTGGTCACCTTCACCGACTGCTCCGTCCGCAAAAGCGGTCAGCTTTATTTCGATCCGGCCTGGGGCGAGTTTGATATGATCGTCGGTGATTCCGTACCCTCGGTGTATGGCGGTCCTGCCGATCGTGAAAAATACGGTGAGCAGGAAATCACTCCCGCCGCGACCACGCCGGCGCGCAGCACGCCCTTCACTCCGGAAGAGCTGGATGGAATCTCGTGCTATCAAAAACTGCGGGCCTTGCGGGATCATCTCGCGCGTCCTGGAGCTGATAAAAAATCAGCCATGAGCGAGCTTGAGCAGCTTGCCGATACTGTTGGAAAGCATCATCCCAGTGAATGGCTCCTGCAATTGGAAGTCTACGAACTGGCCCGCGAACATCTTGACTCACAGGGTCTGACGTCAGGCTGGGTTCGCCAGCTGAGCCAGCGTCTTGAGCCTTCGAAACAAGCGAGTGATGATACAAGAGAACTTGTTGCGGAAGGCTTGAAACTCCTCCATTAA
- a CDS encoding acyl-CoA thioesterase, with translation MDPKTPSESSVIMTQLVLPEHTNPLGSIFGGVIMSWMDIAAGICAQRHSRTEVVTAAVDTLHFLSPVKIGWVVTLKATVNYARTSSCEVGVRIDSENPLTGEHFHTASAYFTMVALGSDKRPTKIPPLRPESDIEKQRFEEAEFRWQERQRLRKQAKD, from the coding sequence ATGGACCCGAAAACGCCCAGTGAAAGTTCCGTGATCATGACGCAACTGGTTCTGCCTGAGCACACCAATCCGCTCGGCTCCATCTTCGGGGGTGTGATCATGTCCTGGATGGATATCGCCGCCGGGATCTGCGCGCAGAGGCACAGCCGGACCGAAGTCGTCACGGCTGCGGTGGATACCCTTCATTTCTTAAGTCCAGTGAAGATCGGCTGGGTCGTGACTCTGAAGGCCACGGTCAACTACGCCCGCACATCCAGCTGCGAGGTCGGAGTTCGCATTGATTCTGAAAATCCGCTGACCGGTGAGCACTTTCACACAGCCAGCGCTTACTTTACGATGGTGGCCCTTGGCAGTGACAAGCGTCCGACCAAGATCCCCCCGCTCCGTCCGGAATCAGATATTGAAAAGCAGCGTTTTGAAGAGGCGGAATTCCGCTGGCAGGAGCGGCAAAGGCTCAGGAAACAGGCGAAAGACTGA
- a CDS encoding orotidine 5'-phosphate decarboxylase / HUMPS family protein, whose translation MDFRQKWLEAVQRKKSLLCVGIDPAEAAQRHGNQMPEGVSKTEWTRSIIEAVAPFTAAIKLNRNYFKDISREAMRSLNDRIHALGMVSIDDSKLADIGDTNDAGIYHAKQEGFDAITYAPFPGNTLQAGKQAQAHDVGLIPLVLMSNPEYRLMKTALINGEPLYRFLAHQSAEAKAAGIVIGAPSPGNHITLEEISEVARILPEALVLVPGIGAQGGDIAPILGIFGQRTIANVGRAIIYAKDPAQEARKYRDMIAAAHS comes from the coding sequence ATGGATTTTCGTCAAAAATGGCTCGAAGCCGTGCAAAGAAAAAAGAGCCTTCTCTGCGTCGGCATAGATCCTGCGGAAGCTGCGCAAAGGCACGGGAATCAGATGCCCGAGGGCGTGAGCAAAACTGAATGGACGCGTTCCATCATCGAAGCGGTCGCGCCCTTCACAGCTGCGATCAAACTCAACCGCAATTATTTTAAAGACATCTCGCGCGAAGCCATGCGTTCTTTGAACGATCGCATTCACGCGCTGGGGATGGTCAGCATCGACGACAGCAAGCTTGCCGATATCGGCGATACCAACGATGCCGGTATCTATCATGCAAAGCAGGAAGGCTTCGATGCCATCACCTATGCTCCTTTTCCCGGCAATACGCTGCAGGCCGGCAAGCAGGCTCAGGCCCATGACGTGGGATTGATTCCTCTCGTGCTCATGTCGAATCCGGAATACCGCCTGATGAAAACGGCGCTGATCAACGGCGAACCTCTTTATCGTTTCCTCGCTCATCAGTCCGCCGAAGCCAAGGCCGCAGGGATAGTCATCGGCGCGCCAAGTCCTGGCAATCACATCACGCTCGAAGAAATCAGCGAAGTCGCCCGTATTCTGCCGGAAGCCTTGGTCCTGGTTCCTGGCATCGGCGCACAGGGTGGGGACATCGCCCCCATCCTCGGCATCTTTGGCCAACGCACCATAGCCAATGTTGGTCGTGCCATCATTTACGCCAAAGACCCGGCTCAAGAGGCCCGGAAATATCGTGACATGATCGCCGCCGCCCACAGCTGA
- a CDS encoding FkbM family methyltransferase, which produces MRVFPGDAIGTAILNSGVYDMALCEAIFRLVDAGDTVADVGANIGYTASCMATAAGPQGKVLAFEPMPELYQIASTNIENWNHALTAKVLLENIALSSSAGKMAIFVPEEFAKNRGIATMQKPSSGSSTSLMVDVARLEDKIPANGLGLMKIDVEGHELDVFKGAENLLREHHIRDIIFEDHGLYPSPVSSYLESFGYTIFTLRKGIFKPHLQDKKARGTSVYWETPNYIATADPERCRKRFSRMGWLCLKSRRS; this is translated from the coding sequence ATGCGCGTTTTCCCCGGTGATGCGATCGGGACAGCGATCCTGAATTCCGGCGTTTACGATATGGCCCTCTGCGAAGCGATCTTCCGCCTTGTCGATGCTGGCGACACCGTCGCCGATGTTGGCGCAAACATCGGGTACACGGCCAGCTGTATGGCGACAGCTGCGGGTCCGCAAGGCAAGGTTCTGGCCTTCGAACCCATGCCCGAACTCTACCAAATCGCCAGTACCAACATTGAAAACTGGAATCATGCACTGACCGCGAAGGTTTTGCTGGAAAATATAGCGCTGTCGTCCTCGGCGGGAAAGATGGCGATCTTCGTTCCTGAAGAGTTTGCGAAGAATCGCGGCATCGCGACGATGCAAAAGCCCAGCAGCGGTAGTTCCACCTCTCTGATGGTGGATGTCGCACGTTTGGAGGACAAGATACCCGCGAATGGACTGGGACTGATGAAAATTGATGTCGAAGGCCATGAGCTGGATGTTTTCAAGGGAGCCGAGAATCTCTTGCGCGAGCATCACATCCGCGACATCATTTTTGAAGACCACGGTCTCTATCCGTCGCCCGTGTCGAGCTATTTGGAGTCTTTCGGTTATACGATATTCACTCTGCGCAAGGGCATTTTCAAGCCCCATCTGCAGGACAAGAAAGCCCGCGGCACGAGCGTTTACTGGGAAACGCCAAACTACATCGCAACAGCTGATCCGGAGCGCTGCCGCAAGCGTTTCAGCAGGATGGGCTGGCTATGCTT